A single genomic interval of Penicillium psychrofluorescens genome assembly, chromosome: 2 harbors:
- a CDS encoding uncharacterized protein (ID:PFLUO_003402-T1.cds;~source:funannotate), producing the protein MISTIPPPRPVSVNSLARAPGPPLAAPAQKTLRSTSTRIPLHDNLYPADSSHSTPASALSYSSPVPHDISTFSCPRNSSREETEFANLPIEIHEAIIDHLFGERASAAKASKSSLQNWEKALRHPRRKALSNLSLISRVWTPLVQSRIYRHIKVKGTIDGLAECAEWFATYPHLAGYVRHLEVWIPVWGNRAIRLLPRPPGRRSNAGMPDPLEASMVAAWGHEDVPHGNNIHYYSSTQNATLDEIFQHVQIFFPGARVLTLEGGHCKNPPMIRHFRKELNESRDLPSRQRLPVLPNVQTFVMRGAWNLMRGWGHWYNLSQALPALREWHCAYAQPKPEIYFTMSQVLDRPPPFVRHLNISLEGFYNNKDAVNPALFGARVQVPPICDLLGAIAPTLETLAFTGKICVGFFDSLRQHASPQSSGLKSLDLVVKTCCRGAEQSDSMPSTASVSGITNINFICAFEALVIGAVECLECLPSLENLRIRFIDLDSTSPLLNPYFQLTGNECMGLWSYPILEALQASRPSAYFVELNDGIHSHFGTHQQALALYPRSRPKSIHVSTYRVIADASKI; encoded by the exons ATGATATCCACCATCCCCCCACCCCGGCCCGTGTCGGTCAATTCCTTGGCCAGAGCTCCTGGTCCTCCACTGGCAGCACCAGCTCAGAAAACACTCCGAAGCACCAGTACGAGGATTCCACTTCATGACAACCTCTATCCTGCCGACTCCTCTCACTCAACTCCCGCGTCAGCGTTATCCTACTCCTCGCCCGTCCCTCACGACATCTCCACATTCTCTTGCCCACGAAATTCTTCGCGGGAAGAAACAGAGTTTGCAAATCTCCCGATCGAGATCCATGAGGCGATCATTGATCATTTGTTCGGTGAGCGGGCCTCCGCGGCCAAGGCGAGCAAATCGTCCCTGCAAAACTGGGAGAAAGCGCTtcgacatcctcggcgcAAGGCGCTTTCGAACCTCTCGCTGATCTCCAGAGTGTGGACACCACTCGTCCAAAGCCGCATCTATCGACACA TCAAGGTCAAAGGAACCATTGACGGACTAGCAGAATGCGCAGAATGGTTTGCAACATACCCGCACCTCGCCGGCTACGTCAGGCATCTCGAAGTCTGGATCCCTGTCTGGGGCAACCGAGCCATTCGGCTTCTACCACGCCCTCCGGGTCGACGTTCCAACGCCGGTATGCCAGATCCACTCGAAGCCAGTATGGTAGCAGCCTGGGGTCATGAAGACGTTCCTCATGGCAACAATATCCACTACTACTCCTCCACGCAAAATGCCACCTTGGACGAGATTTTCCAACACGTCCAGATTTTTTTCCCCGGTGCTCGAGTGCTCACGCTAGAAGGGGGGCATTGCAAAAATCCGCCTATGATTCGCCATTTTCGAAAAGAACTAAACGAATCCAGAGACCTGCCCTCACGCCAGCGTCTGCCTGTTCTCCCCAACGTCCAGACATTTGTGATGCGCGGTGCCTGGAACCTCATGCGCGGTTGGGGTCATTGGTACAATCTGTCGCAAGCGCTGCCAGCGCTGCGAGAGTGGCACTGCGCCTATGCCCAACCCAAGCCAGAGATCTATTTCACCATGTCTCAGGTCCTGGATCGACCGCCGCCGTTTGTGCGCCATCTCAACATTAGCCTCGAGGGATTCTACAACAACAAAGATGCGGTTAATCCGGCGCTATTCGGCGCTCGCGTGCAGGTTCCGCCAATCTGTGACTTGCTGGGTGCGATTGCGCCGACCCTGGAGACATTGGCTTTCACTGGCAAGATATGTGTAGGCTTCTTTGATTCGCTTCGACAGCACGCTTCTCCCCAGTCGTCAGGCCTCAAGTCCCTGGATCTGGTAGTCAAAACATGCTGTCGTGGCGCTGAGCAATCCGATTCCATGCCTTCCACCGCCTCCGTTTCAGGTATCACCAACATCAATTTTATTTGCGCGTTCGAAGCCTTGGTGATCGGAGCCGTGGAGTGTCTCGAATGCCTCCCATCGCTTGAAAACCTGCGTATTCGCTTCATTGACCTGGACTCGACGTCTCCATTGTTGAACCCGTACTTTCAACTGACAGGCAATGAGTGCATGGGTCTATGGAGCTACCCAATCCTCGAAGCACTGCAAGCCAGCCGTCCCTCAGCGTACTTTGTCGAACTCAACGATGGCATCCACTCGCATTTTGGAACCCATCAACAGGCCCTGGCGCTTTATCCGCGCTCTCGTCCGAAGAGCATTCATGTCAGCACGTATCGGGTGATTGCTGATGCATCCAAAATTTAA
- a CDS encoding uncharacterized protein (ID:PFLUO_003403-T1.cds;~source:funannotate): MAPKKARVRGSSGHGCMTCKARHVRCDKQKPACGQCTTTGRKCDGYTVNLSQRQLRQNVIDAYQRSTCTADGRMIFPQGSSREREHIAFFCSHTSRAIVGYFTAKFWDYLLPQLTHSEPVVRQAVAAVGAAHQRFRGIDPVGCTETFVLSQYNKSIRLLVEHLSVPGNTKLDLTLITCGLYVFLEMLRGNVSQSLRHIEAGLNIFARSGPSQMVQSIGDSQTIFKELRDMFFRLNIYTGQFSQKAKGILPFTDPRTMQISADFTDISDARHCLTSVMSYCVALTPSPDPTAQAGSDEGQEKDAAQSRMLRQTYEAWNDYFERFLQTPEGQQTDRRFVVSLRIDYILAVLWTFGNPPWKETDHDQWNAHYTNIVSLAEELIILDSDSAPSFRLDNCALPALQMVSNSCRLPLVRRKALRLLASNPSHDCLYDWRRQALVGEEIMNLEESRLSDLPVEQRIPGEEDRVTVCKIIDFAETKQTPTALRLVLLVYGGWQDAHSAVKYTDIDYMVFTDAARYVSKGQPPYARDTYRYTPLLAWMLLPTAWEVSPPWSALAFAFGKILFAVSDVLAGWLAVQLLVKCYRFPADRALRYVSAVWLLNPMVANISTRGSAEGLLGVLVAALLWASLTRRAVLAGVILGLAVHFKIYPFIYGVSIFWWWDAERDGASSIPVESTLLQRAVAFVTPSRIKLTFSALATFAALNIAMYSLYGMPFLHHTFFHHLTRIDHRHNFSPYSTLLYLSAAGGANSHFEALAFLPQIILAVVALPLVLAKKSLAGAMLAQTFAFVTFNKVCTSQYFLWYLILLPFYLPSSSLMRRPTLGLSAAFFWVIAQALWLHQGYNLEFLGRSSFVPGLFLAALFFFAVNVWILGIIVQDVGEFGDEIEYDTKTFQSKQKQ, from the exons ATGGCTCCAAAAAAAGCTCGCGTAaggggcagcagcggccatggctgcatGACTTGCAA AGCCCGTCATGTCCGCTGTGATAAGCAGAAACCCGCGTGCGGACAGTGCACTACCACAGGCCGCAAATGTGATGGATATACCGTCAACCTCTCGCAACGACAACTGCGCCAGAATGTCATCGATGCGTACCAGCGCAGCACCTGCACCGCTGATGGCCGGATGATTTTCCCGCAAGGTAGCTCCCGGGAGCGAGAGCACATTGCATTCTTCTGCTCGCATACCTCGCGTGCCATCGTCGGATATTTCACGGCGAAATTCTGGGACTACCTCCTTCCGCAACTGACCCACTCGGAGCCGGTGGTTCGACAGGCTGTCGCTGCTGTTGGCGCTGCGCACCAGAGATTCCGCGGCATTGATCCCGTAGGCTGCACGGAGACTTTTGTGTTGAGTCAATACAACAAGTCGATTCGACTCTTGGTGGAGCACTTATCCGTACCGGGGAATACAAAATTGGATCTCACCCTGATTACATGCGGTTTATATGTGTTTCTGGAAATGCTCAGAGGGAACGTCAGCCAGTCACTCCGCCATATAGAAGCAGGGCTGAATATCTTCGCCCGGTCAGGCCCATCACAAATGGTGCAGTCTATCGGCGACTCGCAGACTATATTCAaggagctgcgcgatatGTTCTTTCGCTTAAATATCTACACCGGCCAGTTTTCGCAGAAAGCAAAAGGGATCTTGCCTTTCACTGATCCGCGCACGATGCAGATATCTGCTGACTTTACAGATATCTCGGATGCTCGCCACTGCTTGACTTCTGTGATGAGCTACTGCGTCGCACTCACGCCCTCGCCGGATCCCACCGCGCAGGCTGGTTCGGACGAAGGGCAAGAGAAGGACGCTGCGCAATCAAGGATGCTCCGGCAGACGTACGAAGCATGGAATGATTACTTCGAGAGGTTTTTACAAACCCCGGAAGGTCAGCAGACGGACCGACGCTTTGTTGTCTCGCTCCGCATCGACTATATTCTCGCCGTTCTATGGACATTTGGCAATCCTCCGTGGAAAGAGACCGACCACGATCAATGGAATGCCCACTACACGAATATAGTGTCCTTGGCAGAAGAATTAATCATACTAGACTCCGACTCAGCGCCCAGTTTCCGGCTGGATAATTGTGCTCTCCCCGCTCTGCAAATGGTTTCCAATTCGTGTCGCCTGCCACTAGTCCGGCGGAAAGCTCTTCGACTTTTGGCATCCAACCCAAGCCACGATTGTCTGTATGATTGGCGCCGGCAAGCTCTGGTTGGTGAGGAGATCATGAACCTGGAAGAGTCCCGGCTGTCAGATCTGCCAGTGGAACAGAGGATACCCGGGGAGGAGGACCGGGTGACAGTGTGCAAGATTATCGACTTTGCAGAGACGAAACAGACTC CTACCGCCCTTCGCCTGGTTCTCCTGGTGTACGGTGGCTGGCAGGACGCGCATTCAGCCGTCAAATACACCGACATCGACTACATGGTCTTCACCGATGCGGCTCGCTACGTGTCCAAGGGCCAACCGCCCTATGCGCGCGATACATATCGCTACACGCCCCTGCTGGCTTGGATGCTTCTCCCAACTGCGTGGGAAGTTTCTCCGCCGTGGTCTGCGCTGGCTTTTGCCTTTGGCAAGATCCTTTTCGCGGTGTCGGATGTTCTTGCCGGGTGGCTGGCGGTGCAACTCCTTGTGAAATGTTATCGCTTTCCTGCTGATCGCGCCCTGCGATATGTCTCTGCGGTATGGTTGCTGAATCCTATGGTTGCGAATATCAGTACCCGTGGCAGTGCGGAGGGTCTGCTTGGGGTTTTGGTTGCGGCACTGCTGTGGGCATCTCTTACCCGTAGGGCAGTCCTTGCGGGTGTTATCTTGGGCCTTGCCGTACACTTCAAGATCTACCCTTTCATTTATGGCGTCTCTATTTTCTGGTGGTGGGATGCTGAGCGCGATGGCGCCTCCTCGATACCAGTGGAATCGACTTTGCTCCAGCGTGCTGTGGCATTTGTGACCCCGTCCCGGATAAAGCTGACATTCTCTGCGCTGGCGACATTCGCCGCCCTCAATATCGCCATGTATTCCCTGTATGGAATGCCATTCCTGCATCACACGTTCTTCCACCATCTCACGCGCATCGATCACCGCCACAATTTCTCCCCGTATAGCACGTTGCTGTACCTCTCAGCTGCCGGCGGGGCGAATTCGCACTTTGAGGCACTGGCTTTCTTGCCCCAGATTATCTTGGCTGTCGTCGCTTTGCCGCTTGTTCTCGCAAAGAAAAGCCTTGCTGGCGCTATGCTTGCTCAAACGTTTGCTTTTGTTACTTTCAACAAAGTCTGTACGAGCCAG TATTTCCTCTGGTACTTGATACTTCTACCCTTTTACCttccctcttcatccttgaTGCGCAGGCCAACCCTGGGCCTCTCGGCAGCCTTTTTCTGGGTCATTGCACAG GCTCTCTGGCTCCACCAGGGATACAATCTCGAATTCCTCGGCCGCTCGTCTTTTGTGCCGGGTCTATTTCTTGCGGcactctttttcttcgccgTCAATGTGTGGATTCTGGGGATTATCGTCCAGGATGTGGGCGAATTTGGGGACGAGATTGAGTATGACACCAAGACTTTCCAGTCCAAGCAAAAACAATAA